The following are encoded together in the Montipora foliosa isolate CH-2021 chromosome 12, ASM3666993v2, whole genome shotgun sequence genome:
- the LOC137979404 gene encoding golgin subfamily A member 5-like isoform X1, protein MSWFTDLAGKAESLLEKVDTAAASALTKDQGNDENFGTLNRGVTVADVPTSTHAGTHQSTTSAPYSNQGGIPRTASESSILGGPTVPIKSRLPPSGTRTPPRVPRTENQNDDKLFEFLNSVPSSKERKAVKPKVFTESSPEVIPKTNDTVDLVEDNPKDVVLNEVAVTEAIVGLDAVQDTAVPNLDEAPPQSVPQHVTSPSSSGQNLTEDHHISNLELENKLLRKEVASLNEEMVSVVQRAKEAERRVNEIERQLQRNQVQLSASEEIARQLRMKEDDFAEALNAKDSQLAVLRVRVQEADQELQNKRKQIEEHQLERERLLQDHSESTGVHSHALDTLKAKLEEAERKLKASQGSQQKVQQESMDRQAKLQEEQAAMAETLKNMQKKLNEEKSKSSENIAALKTAKANLETTKQELKDYKDKAARILQAKDKVIASLRDGSKGEVMSGISSSDYEEVCNERDMLKDEVNQYKYRIEQLKADLQDVEQQIQSEADLAREKLEEMESALDDEKRKKEACEQEIQQHLQDLHYAQDEVRANRTSFMSQIQERENEIQKLRSQLATKALTSTTEEELENRVRTLTENLIQKQTLIEALSTEKNSMVLQLERLEKQYRDVQASTSKIMAGPSATYDGFDDVDENTLSRVKSISSIMPAQLNDSRKVKRAVNEIDKFSIRLGHFLRRYPIARLFVIIYMVLLHLWVLIVLLTYQPEIHSTGSTRLPRQPQT, encoded by the exons ATGTCTTGGTTTACGGACCTTGCTGGAAAGGCAGAGTCACTTTTGGAAAAAGTTGACACTGCTGCTGCATCTGCACTTACTAAGGACCAAGGCAATGATGAGAATTTTGGAACCCTTAACAGAGGTGTTACTGTAGCAGATGTACCAACATCAACCCATGCTGGTACTCATCAAAGTACAACATCTGCACCCTATAGCAACCAGGGGGGTATTCCAAGAACAGCAAGTGAAAGTAGCATTCTAG GTGGACCTACAGTTCCCATAAAGTCAAGACTTCCTCCATCAGGTACCAGGACCCCGCCAAGGGTACCCCGAACTGAAAACCAGAATGACGATAAGCTGTTTGAATTTCTAAACAGCGTTCCTTCCTCAAAAGAGAGAAAAGCTGTGAAACCAAAGGTATTCACAGAAAGCTCACCAGAAGTCATTCCTAAAACAAACGATACCGTAGATCTGGTTGAAGACAATCCTAAAGATGTTGTACTTAATGAAG TAGCTGTCACTGAGGCCATTGTCGGCCTTGATGCAGTCCAAGACACGGCTGTTCCAAATTTAGATGAAGCGCCGCCACAATCAGTGCCTCAGCATGTCACCAGCCCAAGCTCTAGTGGCCAGAACCTTACTGAGGATCATCACATCTCTAATCTTGAACTGGAGAACAAGTTACTCAGAAAAGAAGTAGCATCCTTGAATGAAGAAATGGTGTCTGTAGTGCAAAGGGCGAAGGAAGCTGAAAGAA GAGTGAACGAAATTGAGAGACAGCTGCAAAGGAACCAGGTACAGTTGTCTGCTTCCGAGGAGATTGCTAGGCAGCTGAGGATGAAAGAAGATGATTTTGCAGAAGCTCTGAATGCGAAGGACTCACAACTGGCCGTATTGCGAGTAAGAGTACAAGAGGCGGACCAGGAATTACAGAACAAACGCAAGCAAATTGAGGAGCATCAGTTGGAAAGGGAAAG ATTACTCCAAGATCACTCCGAATCCACTGGTGTACACAGTCACGCGTTAGACACATTGAAGGCAAAGCTGGAAGAAGCAGAGAGGAAACTGAAGGCAAGCCAGGGGTCTCAACAAAAAGTGCAG CAAGAGTCCATGGACAGGCAAGCTAAGCTACAAGAAGAGCAAGCAGCAATGGCTGAAACACTGAAGAACATGCAGAAAAAACTAAATGAAGAGAAAA GTAAGAGCAGTGAGAATATTGCAGCACTGAAAACTGCTAAAGCTAATCTAGAAACAACAAAGCAAGAATTGAAAGACTACAAAGATAAGGCAGCCAGGATCCTTCAG GCCAAAGACAAGGTGATAGCAAGCTTGCGTGACGGGAGTAAGGGAGAAGTGATGAGTGGTATAAGTAGCTCAGATTATGAAGAAGTTTGCAACGAGAGGGACATGCTAAAAGATGAGGTCAACCAATACAAGTACAGAATAGAGCAGCTGAAGGCAGATTTACAG GATGTAGAACAACAGATACAATCGGAGGCTGATCTTGCTCGAGAAAAGCTTGAGGAGATGGAAAGTGCATTGGATGacgaaaaaaggaagaaagaagcTTGTGAACAAGAGATACAACAACACCTTCAG GACCTGCATTATGCTCAGGATGAAGTGAGGGCAAACAGAACCAGCTTTATGAGCCAAATTCAG GAAAGGGAaaatgaaattcaaaaattgaGGAGTCAG CTTGCAACCAAGGCCCTTACTTCCACGACTGAAGAAGAATTAGAGAATCGAGTAAGAACCCTGACGGAAAATCTAATACAAAAACAAACGCTGATCGAAGCTCTCAGCACGGAGAAAAACTCGATGGTTTTACAACTCGAAAGATTAGAG AAACAATACAGAGATGTCCAAGCTTCTACTTCGAAGATAATGGCTGGGCCATCAGCGACGTATGACGGATTCGACGACGTAGATGAAAATACAT TGTCAAGGGTGAAATCAATCTCTTCCATTATGCCTGCGCAGCTGAACGACTCCAGGAAGGTCAAGAGAGCCGTCAACGAAATCGATAAATTCAG TATCAGACTTGGGCATTTTCTTAGAAGATACCCGATCGCTCGACTCTTCGTTATCATATACATG GTCCTACTCCACCTGTGGGTACTCATTGTTCTTCTCACATACCAACCCGAGATTCATTCTACTGGTTCAACGCGTCTACCACGACAACCACAGACCTAA
- the LOC137979404 gene encoding golgin subfamily A member 5-like isoform X2, giving the protein MSWFTDLAGKAESLLEKVDTAAASALTKDQGNDENFGTLNRGVTVADVPTSTHAGTHQSTTSAPYSNQGGIPRTASESSILGGPTVPIKSRLPPSGTRTPPRVPRTENQNDDKLFEFLNSVPSSKERKAVKPKVFTESSPEVIPKTNDTVDLVEDNPKDVVLNEAVTEAIVGLDAVQDTAVPNLDEAPPQSVPQHVTSPSSSGQNLTEDHHISNLELENKLLRKEVASLNEEMVSVVQRAKEAERRVNEIERQLQRNQVQLSASEEIARQLRMKEDDFAEALNAKDSQLAVLRVRVQEADQELQNKRKQIEEHQLERERLLQDHSESTGVHSHALDTLKAKLEEAERKLKASQGSQQKVQQESMDRQAKLQEEQAAMAETLKNMQKKLNEEKSKSSENIAALKTAKANLETTKQELKDYKDKAARILQAKDKVIASLRDGSKGEVMSGISSSDYEEVCNERDMLKDEVNQYKYRIEQLKADLQDVEQQIQSEADLAREKLEEMESALDDEKRKKEACEQEIQQHLQDLHYAQDEVRANRTSFMSQIQERENEIQKLRSQLATKALTSTTEEELENRVRTLTENLIQKQTLIEALSTEKNSMVLQLERLEKQYRDVQASTSKIMAGPSATYDGFDDVDENTLSRVKSISSIMPAQLNDSRKVKRAVNEIDKFSIRLGHFLRRYPIARLFVIIYMVLLHLWVLIVLLTYQPEIHSTGSTRLPRQPQT; this is encoded by the exons ATGTCTTGGTTTACGGACCTTGCTGGAAAGGCAGAGTCACTTTTGGAAAAAGTTGACACTGCTGCTGCATCTGCACTTACTAAGGACCAAGGCAATGATGAGAATTTTGGAACCCTTAACAGAGGTGTTACTGTAGCAGATGTACCAACATCAACCCATGCTGGTACTCATCAAAGTACAACATCTGCACCCTATAGCAACCAGGGGGGTATTCCAAGAACAGCAAGTGAAAGTAGCATTCTAG GTGGACCTACAGTTCCCATAAAGTCAAGACTTCCTCCATCAGGTACCAGGACCCCGCCAAGGGTACCCCGAACTGAAAACCAGAATGACGATAAGCTGTTTGAATTTCTAAACAGCGTTCCTTCCTCAAAAGAGAGAAAAGCTGTGAAACCAAAGGTATTCACAGAAAGCTCACCAGAAGTCATTCCTAAAACAAACGATACCGTAGATCTGGTTGAAGACAATCCTAAAGATGTTGTACTTAATGAAG CTGTCACTGAGGCCATTGTCGGCCTTGATGCAGTCCAAGACACGGCTGTTCCAAATTTAGATGAAGCGCCGCCACAATCAGTGCCTCAGCATGTCACCAGCCCAAGCTCTAGTGGCCAGAACCTTACTGAGGATCATCACATCTCTAATCTTGAACTGGAGAACAAGTTACTCAGAAAAGAAGTAGCATCCTTGAATGAAGAAATGGTGTCTGTAGTGCAAAGGGCGAAGGAAGCTGAAAGAA GAGTGAACGAAATTGAGAGACAGCTGCAAAGGAACCAGGTACAGTTGTCTGCTTCCGAGGAGATTGCTAGGCAGCTGAGGATGAAAGAAGATGATTTTGCAGAAGCTCTGAATGCGAAGGACTCACAACTGGCCGTATTGCGAGTAAGAGTACAAGAGGCGGACCAGGAATTACAGAACAAACGCAAGCAAATTGAGGAGCATCAGTTGGAAAGGGAAAG ATTACTCCAAGATCACTCCGAATCCACTGGTGTACACAGTCACGCGTTAGACACATTGAAGGCAAAGCTGGAAGAAGCAGAGAGGAAACTGAAGGCAAGCCAGGGGTCTCAACAAAAAGTGCAG CAAGAGTCCATGGACAGGCAAGCTAAGCTACAAGAAGAGCAAGCAGCAATGGCTGAAACACTGAAGAACATGCAGAAAAAACTAAATGAAGAGAAAA GTAAGAGCAGTGAGAATATTGCAGCACTGAAAACTGCTAAAGCTAATCTAGAAACAACAAAGCAAGAATTGAAAGACTACAAAGATAAGGCAGCCAGGATCCTTCAG GCCAAAGACAAGGTGATAGCAAGCTTGCGTGACGGGAGTAAGGGAGAAGTGATGAGTGGTATAAGTAGCTCAGATTATGAAGAAGTTTGCAACGAGAGGGACATGCTAAAAGATGAGGTCAACCAATACAAGTACAGAATAGAGCAGCTGAAGGCAGATTTACAG GATGTAGAACAACAGATACAATCGGAGGCTGATCTTGCTCGAGAAAAGCTTGAGGAGATGGAAAGTGCATTGGATGacgaaaaaaggaagaaagaagcTTGTGAACAAGAGATACAACAACACCTTCAG GACCTGCATTATGCTCAGGATGAAGTGAGGGCAAACAGAACCAGCTTTATGAGCCAAATTCAG GAAAGGGAaaatgaaattcaaaaattgaGGAGTCAG CTTGCAACCAAGGCCCTTACTTCCACGACTGAAGAAGAATTAGAGAATCGAGTAAGAACCCTGACGGAAAATCTAATACAAAAACAAACGCTGATCGAAGCTCTCAGCACGGAGAAAAACTCGATGGTTTTACAACTCGAAAGATTAGAG AAACAATACAGAGATGTCCAAGCTTCTACTTCGAAGATAATGGCTGGGCCATCAGCGACGTATGACGGATTCGACGACGTAGATGAAAATACAT TGTCAAGGGTGAAATCAATCTCTTCCATTATGCCTGCGCAGCTGAACGACTCCAGGAAGGTCAAGAGAGCCGTCAACGAAATCGATAAATTCAG TATCAGACTTGGGCATTTTCTTAGAAGATACCCGATCGCTCGACTCTTCGTTATCATATACATG GTCCTACTCCACCTGTGGGTACTCATTGTTCTTCTCACATACCAACCCGAGATTCATTCTACTGGTTCAACGCGTCTACCACGACAACCACAGACCTAA